In a single window of the Thiohalophilus sp. genome:
- the soxZ gene encoding thiosulfate oxidation carrier complex protein SoxZ yields MANDIKIRAWIDSGKANVKAIIFHPMETGLRKDKKTGEKIPAHYITEVHCEHNGNVVLKCNWGPGVSKNPFMAFTFKGAKAGDTFKLRWKDNQGTSGSEETKIS; encoded by the coding sequence ATGGCAAACGACATCAAAATCCGCGCCTGGATCGACAGCGGCAAGGCCAACGTCAAGGCGATCATCTTCCATCCAATGGAAACCGGTTTGCGCAAGGATAAGAAAACCGGCGAAAAGATTCCGGCACATTACATCACCGAAGTCCATTGCGAGCACAACGGTAACGTCGTACTAAAATGCAACTGGGGACCCGGGGTCTCTAAAAACCCGTTCATGGCATTCACCTTCAAAGGTGCCAAAGCGGGGGATACTTTCAAACTGCGCTGGAAAGACAACCAGGGCACATCCGGCAGCGAAGAAACCAAGATAAGCTGA
- the soxY gene encoding thiosulfate oxidation carrier protein SoxY, whose product MQHTRRLFLKGTMAAGTLAVAAGANLLTPGKVLAAWPEKAFTAEKMDSALSEMEGKTELVNSDKITVKTPDIAENGAVVSVTVRTELPDAENISIYVPVNTFPLTASYELTDKFGGEITGRIKMAKTSDVIAVVKAGGKLYTAKKEVKVTLGGCGG is encoded by the coding sequence ATGCAGCATACACGTCGTCTCTTCCTCAAGGGTACGATGGCAGCCGGCACCCTGGCCGTCGCCGCGGGCGCCAATCTGCTGACACCAGGCAAAGTTCTGGCGGCCTGGCCGGAAAAAGCCTTCACTGCCGAGAAAATGGACTCTGCCCTGTCAGAGATGGAAGGCAAAACCGAACTGGTTAACAGTGACAAGATCACCGTCAAAACCCCGGATATCGCCGAAAACGGCGCGGTAGTCTCGGTAACCGTACGGACCGAACTGCCTGATGCGGAGAATATCTCGATTTATGTCCCGGTCAACACTTTCCCGTTGACCGCCAGTTATGAGCTCACCGACAAGTTTGGCGGTGAGATCACCGGCCGTATCAAGATGGCCAAGACCTCCGATGTGATTGCCGTGGTCAAGGCCGGCGGCAAACTCTACACCGCGAAAAAAGAGGTCAAGGTCACTCTCGGCGGTTGTGGCGGTTGA
- a CDS encoding putative molybdenum carrier protein, giving the protein MTIRYLNCLISGGQTGVDRAALDVALELGLACGGWCPQGRMAEDGPIAAHYPLREVSGGYRVRTVKNVKMADGTLILNRGELAGGSRLTANLARKHHKPLFIIDLEQSGDPEAVHAWATTHAIQTLNIAGPGEHRCPGIHAQAVAYLKQVFESANRPG; this is encoded by the coding sequence TTGACCATACGCTACCTCAACTGTCTGATATCCGGCGGCCAGACAGGCGTGGACCGCGCCGCCCTGGATGTCGCGCTCGAACTGGGCCTGGCCTGTGGTGGATGGTGCCCACAGGGTCGGATGGCGGAGGATGGCCCCATAGCGGCACATTACCCATTGCGTGAGGTTTCCGGGGGCTATCGGGTCCGCACGGTGAAAAACGTCAAAATGGCCGATGGCACCCTGATCCTCAACCGGGGCGAGCTCGCCGGCGGCAGCCGCCTGACAGCCAATCTGGCCCGCAAGCATCACAAGCCGCTGTTTATCATCGATCTCGAGCAGAGCGGGGACCCCGAAGCGGTCCACGCCTGGGCCACGACCCACGCCATTCAAACCCTGAACATTGCCGGCCCCGGTGAGCATCGCTGTCCGGGGATTCACGCCCAGGCTGTCGCGTATCTCAAGCAGGTGTTTGAGTCCGCAAACAGGCCGGGATAA
- a CDS encoding YafY family protein, protein MDRTERFYKIQQLLESQRAVSKARFLEELAVSEATFKRDLEYLRDRLQAPIVYDPVRRGYRYDLADGDRYVLPGLWFNATELHALLTMQHLLSQVQPGLLTPHIEPLMTRLHTLLDSGDHSYEQVRQRIRILPQGRRPVEPRYFEIISSAVLARHRLTVSYYVRARDETTERELSPQRLLYYRDNWYLDAWCHTRQEFRRFALESIRQVRLGSEPAEEMAPELLDGQLGDSYGIFAGSPHERAVLRFSPERARWVAEEQWHPDQEGRFDEAGYYQLSVPFSDPRELLMDILKFGPDVEVLEPKNLRVRVRGILKKTVQVYE, encoded by the coding sequence GTGGATCGCACAGAACGCTTTTACAAAATTCAGCAATTACTTGAGAGCCAGCGGGCGGTGAGCAAGGCGCGGTTTCTGGAGGAGCTGGCCGTCTCCGAGGCGACGTTCAAGCGCGATCTGGAGTACCTGCGCGATCGCCTCCAGGCGCCCATCGTCTACGATCCGGTACGCCGCGGCTACCGCTACGATCTGGCGGACGGGGATCGCTATGTGCTGCCGGGGCTGTGGTTCAACGCCACGGAGCTGCACGCGCTGCTGACCATGCAGCATCTGCTGAGCCAGGTCCAGCCGGGGTTGTTGACCCCGCACATCGAGCCGCTGATGACCCGGCTGCATACCTTGCTGGACTCGGGGGACCATTCGTATGAACAGGTGCGCCAGCGCATCCGGATCCTGCCGCAGGGGCGGCGGCCGGTCGAGCCGCGCTATTTCGAGATCATCAGCAGCGCCGTGCTGGCCCGCCACCGGCTCACGGTCAGCTACTACGTGCGGGCCCGGGACGAAACCACCGAGCGCGAGCTCTCGCCCCAGCGGCTGCTGTACTACCGGGACAACTGGTACCTGGATGCCTGGTGCCACACCCGCCAGGAGTTCCGCCGCTTTGCCCTGGAATCCATCCGCCAGGTGCGCCTGGGCAGCGAACCGGCCGAGGAGATGGCCCCCGAGCTGCTCGACGGGCAACTGGGCGACAGCTACGGTATCTTCGCCGGCTCACCGCATGAGCGGGCCGTGTTACGGTTTAGTCCAGAGCGGGCGCGCTGGGTGGCCGAGGAACAATGGCATCCAGATCAGGAAGGTAGATTTGATGAGGCGGGTTACTATCAGTTGAGCGTTCCGTTTAGCGATCCACGGGAGTTGCTGATGGATATTCTGAAATTTGGACCGGATGTGGAAGTCCTTGAACCAAAAAATCTCCGTGTGCGGGTACGGGGGATACTCAAAAAAACGGTGCAAGTTTATGAATAA
- the cas3 gene encoding CRISPR-associated helicase Cas3': MEFDDFFRKATGISSEPYPYQNRLANEPWPELLNVPTGMGKTAAATLAWVYKRKIKHNSDTPRRLIWCLPMRVLVEQTQSSIETWLSNLGLLGEAGEHGKISVHVLMGGSEAVTKAQWAEHPEADMILIGTQDMLLSRALMRGYGMSRYQWPMHFALLHNDALWVFDEVQLMGAGISTSAQLEAFRRTFPIASGSHSLWLSATLNPDWLTTVDLKPHIPSFNSLMIGDMDREQAGDRLDAIKKVKKAPFILDKSAGNKTGLDAYLKALCDAVLENHDESTQTLVIVNRVERAQGLFRLIRERRPQSRDMLIHARFRSAEREAKNRCLLNEPGTDRIIVATQAIEAGVDVSSKILFTELAPWSSLAQRFGRCNRYGEHNTTGGANIIWIDIEDDADLLPYQDETLKAARDKVSKITSASPGDLPPTDNQRPLNAVLRRKDILELFNTEPDLSGYDIDVSDYIRDSGVPGLQVYWREFDDPNQSQAQTAPDRHELCPISIAQAKGLHKHGAWRWDTLIGRWVKMNREPRPGMTLLLRAIDGGYDSQIGFNIGLDKLPVEIITPENGTTPEVYDEDWRSQQSVPVRLPEHLAHVAEQARQLCEAVGESVKQETIVRAGRWHDLGKAHDVFDATMHRCDKAPEGYLAKSPCRGRHDRKYFRHELASMLAWLDQHDGEEDADLIAYLIVAHHGKVRMSLRAMPTEAAAPDMKRFARGVWEGDVLPALDFDGEHSDTTTLRLALMELGEGEQGHSWTERVQVLLSEHGPFRLAWLETLVRLSDWRASANEQKGEER, from the coding sequence ATGGAATTTGACGATTTTTTTAGAAAAGCAACGGGTATCTCTTCGGAACCATATCCCTACCAGAACAGACTGGCGAATGAGCCCTGGCCAGAACTGCTGAATGTGCCTACCGGTATGGGGAAAACGGCAGCGGCGACACTGGCCTGGGTTTACAAGCGCAAGATAAAACACAATTCGGATACGCCCCGGCGTCTGATCTGGTGTCTGCCGATGAGAGTGCTTGTCGAGCAGACGCAGAGCAGTATCGAGACATGGCTGAGCAATCTCGGACTGCTGGGTGAGGCGGGAGAGCACGGAAAAATATCTGTCCATGTCCTTATGGGGGGAAGTGAAGCGGTAACAAAAGCCCAGTGGGCGGAGCACCCGGAAGCCGATATGATCCTTATTGGCACGCAGGATATGTTGCTCTCCCGTGCGTTGATGCGGGGCTACGGGATGAGCCGTTACCAGTGGCCAATGCACTTTGCCTTGTTGCATAACGACGCACTATGGGTATTTGACGAGGTGCAATTGATGGGAGCGGGGATTTCCACCTCCGCTCAACTGGAGGCCTTCCGGCGAACGTTTCCCATAGCCTCAGGCAGTCACTCGTTGTGGCTTTCAGCCACGCTGAACCCCGACTGGTTGACGACCGTCGATCTCAAGCCGCATATCCCGTCATTTAATAGCTTGATGATAGGCGATATGGATAGAGAACAGGCCGGTGATCGACTCGATGCCATCAAGAAAGTCAAGAAGGCACCATTCATCCTTGATAAAAGTGCCGGCAACAAGACGGGATTGGATGCCTACCTGAAAGCACTGTGTGATGCGGTACTGGAAAATCACGACGAATCAACTCAAACCCTGGTTATTGTTAACAGGGTGGAGCGCGCGCAAGGGTTGTTTCGACTGATAAGGGAACGGAGGCCTCAATCGAGGGATATGTTGATTCACGCCCGGTTCCGCAGCGCGGAACGCGAGGCAAAAAACCGATGCTTGTTAAATGAGCCGGGCACAGACCGGATTATCGTTGCAACCCAGGCGATTGAGGCCGGTGTTGATGTCTCTTCCAAGATACTGTTTACCGAATTGGCGCCGTGGTCGTCACTGGCCCAACGTTTTGGCCGTTGTAATCGCTATGGCGAACATAATACCACCGGAGGTGCAAACATAATCTGGATCGATATTGAAGACGATGCGGATCTTCTTCCCTATCAGGATGAAACATTGAAGGCGGCACGGGACAAAGTCTCGAAAATCACCAGTGCTAGCCCCGGTGACCTGCCGCCAACTGATAATCAACGGCCTCTCAATGCGGTTCTGCGTCGCAAGGATATACTCGAGCTGTTCAATACCGAACCGGATTTGTCTGGTTATGATATCGATGTGTCGGATTATATCCGCGACAGTGGTGTGCCCGGTCTGCAGGTGTACTGGCGCGAGTTCGACGATCCCAATCAGTCGCAAGCCCAGACGGCACCGGATCGCCACGAGTTGTGTCCCATCTCCATCGCCCAGGCCAAGGGCCTGCATAAGCATGGTGCCTGGCGCTGGGACACTCTTATCGGACGTTGGGTCAAAATGAACCGGGAACCGCGACCAGGAATGACGTTGCTGTTGCGCGCCATCGATGGTGGTTATGACTCACAGATTGGTTTTAATATCGGTCTCGACAAGTTGCCGGTTGAAATCATTACTCCAGAGAATGGAACGACACCTGAAGTTTATGACGAGGACTGGCGTTCGCAACAATCTGTACCGGTCAGATTGCCCGAGCATCTTGCCCATGTCGCGGAGCAGGCACGACAGCTGTGTGAAGCAGTTGGTGAGTCGGTGAAACAGGAGACCATTGTCAGAGCGGGGCGCTGGCATGATTTGGGCAAGGCTCATGACGTATTCGATGCCACCATGCATCGCTGTGACAAGGCCCCCGAAGGATATCTGGCCAAATCGCCTTGTCGGGGTCGCCACGATCGGAAATATTTTCGGCATGAACTGGCCTCCATGCTGGCCTGGCTGGATCAGCACGACGGCGAAGAAGATGCCGATCTGATTGCCTATTTAATAGTCGCACACCATGGCAAGGTGCGCATGAGTCTGCGTGCCATGCCCACAGAAGCAGCGGCCCCGGACATGAAGCGCTTCGCGCGCGGTGTGTGGGAAGGGGACGTCCTCCCGGCCCTGGATTTTGACGGCGAGCATAGTGATACAACCACGCTGCGGCTGGCATTGATGGAACTTGGCGAAGGCGAGCAGGGCCATTCCTGGACGGAACGGGTCCAGGTGTTGTTGTCCGAACACGGTCCGTTCCGGCTGGCCTGGCTGGAGACGCTGGTGCGACTGTCCGATTGGCGTGCCTCAGCCAATGAGCAAAAAGGGGAAGAGAGATGA
- the csx17 gene encoding type I-U CRISPR-associated protein Csx17: protein MNEIVLSGCTATPLSNYLKAIGLLRILTGADATLRGAWLGEHFVIRTKITSEEICDYLLHQYQPTPILAPWNGGSGFYEKDNKGALQAIQSGHSARLAEYREVLKAVETALEGVNRSESPKNEEKQGLLTRLRGMLPDTVLDWLDAAVMISGDGLKFPPLLGTGGNDGRLDFTNNFMQRIIDIMDVESGAPTSQSGDWLAMSLFAEPAPAMIKSAIGQFSPGQVGGPNSTTGYEDKGRINPWDFVLMIEGALGFAAAVVRRAAEEGPGVLSYPFTVRAVAAGAGNLGVEDADSSRGELWMPLWSAFTTFSEIRTLLSEGRVAVGRRQARDALDFIRAVHQLGAYRGVDRFQRYGLLRRSGKAYIATPLQRVSVRPNAQVEWIDELEQHEWLSRFRRFAQGEQVARRFIMLRKRLEDALFEFAGKHAFPTQVQSLLALLGEIQFALSQSTKAHEANVGPVPLLSARWIMGADDGSSAYRIARALASLHGEQNRPLSLRAQLFPVHPSRYDWIESACNANGSNKDPACRVRLTTPWSGRFVRSLGQLLERRLWLAEQLELDDKPLNASAGVGLDDLHDFLVESDMDQTIAFLLPGFSLISEIPETEKTAGGETLPAAFGLLKLVFTADKKLRGVASLPKDQKVPVPPGLVGLLESGNPAQAQRAVQSAWRRLRGSGLAPAMPLTNCPQLNGIDPRRVAAALLIPLSYGATGKLARTLLELKQSEVAESA, encoded by the coding sequence ATGAATGAGATTGTCCTGTCCGGTTGCACCGCGACTCCGCTTTCAAACTACCTCAAGGCGATTGGTCTGTTGAGAATATTGACAGGCGCCGATGCAACATTACGTGGCGCCTGGCTGGGCGAACATTTTGTTATTCGCACAAAAATAACCTCTGAAGAGATATGCGATTATCTGCTGCATCAATATCAACCTACGCCCATCCTGGCGCCATGGAATGGCGGAAGCGGTTTTTACGAAAAAGACAACAAAGGAGCACTGCAGGCGATTCAATCAGGCCATTCAGCGCGATTGGCGGAGTATAGAGAGGTACTGAAAGCAGTTGAGACAGCTCTGGAAGGTGTTAATCGAAGTGAGAGTCCAAAAAATGAAGAAAAGCAAGGATTGTTGACACGCCTGCGAGGCATGCTGCCGGACACTGTTCTGGATTGGCTTGATGCGGCGGTCATGATTTCGGGCGATGGTCTCAAGTTTCCGCCACTGTTGGGAACCGGAGGCAATGATGGGCGACTCGACTTTACCAACAATTTCATGCAACGGATTATCGATATTATGGACGTCGAAAGCGGCGCGCCCACGTCGCAGTCTGGTGACTGGCTCGCCATGTCGCTTTTCGCCGAACCTGCACCCGCAATGATCAAAAGCGCGATCGGCCAATTCTCACCCGGGCAGGTAGGTGGCCCGAATTCAACCACCGGTTATGAAGACAAGGGACGAATCAATCCTTGGGATTTTGTTCTGATGATAGAAGGTGCGCTGGGGTTTGCGGCAGCCGTGGTTCGTCGCGCTGCCGAGGAAGGACCGGGTGTATTGAGTTATCCCTTCACTGTGCGCGCCGTGGCCGCCGGTGCCGGGAATCTTGGTGTCGAGGACGCTGACTCGTCGCGTGGTGAATTGTGGATGCCCCTTTGGTCTGCATTCACCACATTTTCCGAGATTCGTACGTTGCTTTCAGAAGGTCGTGTAGCGGTCGGACGCCGACAGGCTCGGGATGCACTCGATTTTATTCGCGCCGTGCATCAATTGGGGGCCTATCGTGGTGTGGATCGTTTTCAGCGCTATGGCTTGCTAAGGCGATCAGGCAAGGCCTATATCGCCACCCCTTTGCAGCGCGTTTCAGTGCGACCAAACGCCCAGGTGGAATGGATCGATGAACTCGAACAACATGAGTGGCTCTCCCGCTTTCGGCGGTTTGCCCAGGGCGAGCAGGTGGCTCGGCGCTTTATTATGCTGCGCAAACGTCTGGAAGATGCCCTGTTTGAGTTTGCCGGCAAGCATGCGTTCCCGACACAGGTGCAGTCACTGCTTGCTTTACTCGGCGAAATTCAGTTTGCTCTATCACAAAGTACCAAAGCGCATGAGGCGAATGTGGGTCCTGTCCCGTTGCTCTCGGCACGCTGGATTATGGGAGCGGATGATGGGAGCTCGGCTTACCGTATCGCTCGGGCGCTGGCTTCGTTGCATGGCGAGCAAAATCGACCTTTATCGTTGCGGGCACAGCTTTTCCCTGTTCACCCCTCTCGGTATGACTGGATTGAATCAGCCTGCAATGCCAACGGATCAAACAAGGATCCGGCCTGTCGTGTTCGTCTGACGACTCCCTGGAGCGGCCGGTTTGTCAGATCGCTTGGTCAACTACTGGAGCGTCGGTTGTGGCTGGCAGAGCAGTTGGAGTTGGACGACAAGCCTTTGAATGCCTCTGCTGGCGTTGGGCTGGATGATTTGCATGACTTCCTGGTGGAATCGGATATGGATCAGACCATTGCCTTCCTATTACCTGGTTTTTCTCTAATCAGTGAGATTCCGGAGACGGAAAAAACTGCAGGTGGCGAGACGCTGCCGGCGGCCTTCGGGTTGCTCAAGCTTGTATTTACCGCTGACAAAAAGTTACGCGGCGTTGCTTCTCTTCCAAAAGACCAAAAGGTGCCGGTCCCACCTGGTCTGGTGGGATTGCTTGAAAGTGGCAACCCGGCTCAGGCGCAGCGCGCGGTACAGTCGGCCTGGCGTCGCTTGCGCGGCTCCGGTCTGGCCCCTGCCATGCCTTTGACAAACTGCCCGCAACTTAATGGCATCGACCCGCGTCGAGTGGCAGCGGCGTTGCTCATTCCGCTCAGTTATGGCGCTACTGGCAAATTGGCGAGGACACTACTTGAGCTCAAACAGTCTGAAGTCGCCGAGTCGGCCTGA
- the cas7u gene encoding type I-U CRISPR-associated RAMP protein Csb1/Cas7u, translating to MSLELNNLDNSPRLLLRAALRPVQGTRFQPTGFPEIGAAEYEGPDGTPMLLVESAQSIANRLEAVCWDTVEDDWVAPLKGLSVVKVLDKDGKTLTNSVLEAHRINSPYILEGKDKSVFDQLKSELASMEEGIVNIRRLGEVLLMLDSNALLHGVFLAKKDLAGGRLRLPRALSGFIEAENVKVAASGGVKNDVVNPSGDTSKGYGNVPFSRDEYVAPSINAYFNLDLAQLRGYGFAEPIYHLLVALSLFKMRRFLNTGLRLRTACDLECEQVEVQRPEGFVLPELETLEAELPGMIEAARQAGADFKTTTVTYRK from the coding sequence ATGAGCCTTGAACTGAATAACCTCGATAACAGCCCCCGCCTGTTGCTCAGGGCCGCCTTACGGCCCGTGCAGGGAACGCGCTTCCAACCGACCGGCTTCCCCGAAATCGGCGCGGCCGAATACGAGGGGCCCGATGGCACACCGATGTTGCTGGTCGAATCGGCCCAGAGCATTGCCAACCGGCTGGAGGCGGTCTGCTGGGATACCGTTGAAGATGACTGGGTTGCCCCACTCAAGGGCCTGTCCGTTGTCAAGGTGCTGGACAAGGATGGCAAGACGCTGACTAACTCCGTGCTCGAGGCACACCGCATCAATTCCCCTTACATACTGGAAGGGAAGGACAAATCGGTTTTTGACCAATTGAAATCGGAACTGGCCTCGATGGAAGAGGGGATCGTGAATATACGCCGATTGGGTGAGGTTCTGCTGATGCTTGATTCTAATGCACTGCTGCATGGCGTGTTTTTGGCCAAGAAAGATCTGGCGGGTGGACGATTGCGTCTGCCGCGCGCGCTGTCAGGCTTCATCGAAGCGGAGAATGTGAAAGTCGCAGCCAGTGGCGGCGTTAAAAATGACGTGGTCAATCCGAGCGGCGATACGTCAAAAGGCTATGGTAACGTGCCCTTTTCCCGAGACGAATATGTGGCACCCTCCATCAATGCCTATTTCAACTTGGATCTGGCCCAGTTGCGGGGGTATGGATTCGCCGAACCGATTTATCATCTACTGGTGGCACTGTCCCTGTTCAAGATGCGGCGTTTTCTGAACACGGGCCTTCGCTTGCGCACTGCCTGTGATCTGGAATGTGAACAGGTAGAAGTGCAGCGCCCCGAGGGTTTTGTGTTGCCCGAACTGGAAACCCTTGAGGCCGAGTTACCGGGCATGATCGAGGCAGCACGCCAGGCCGGGGCGGATTTTAAGACCACCACCGTCACCTACCGGAAATAA
- the csb2 gene encoding type I-U CRISPR-associated protein Csb2 — protein MLALRFTFPAGRYHATPWGRHVNEGDVAWPPEPWRLLRALIATWHHKLANQVQDDEQTLIALLEQLATTPPQYALPPASHSHTRHYLPQWKAGDTSLVFDAFAVVGRDSPLYCIWPDLELSEDQLGLLDRLLENLGYLGRAESWVEAQRVEEPPEPNCVPGDNTVDRSTGELLGEVIELQAALSPANYNERRQHFLSGKKQSKKLVVTLPEQWLNALCVENADLQKAGWNLPPAAQKISYVRPTDALRPVRRPRQTTLPTVTTARFLVVGKPLPRVEESVRIGELVRRAVMSRFGKDEKGNHLAPPQFSGHGLPADSRHEHAFYLPWDADGDGRIDRVLIHVPAGFGSEARHTIEGLRKIWQPGGHEWRLILESIGDDSSTEPLSSQSAAWISLTPYLHPWHAKKGFGVEEQMRRECRKRGLPELVELQRIESIRVGRRQRGPIHFQRFRTKRGLQQPDRLGGFWRLIFAEPIEGPLALGFGCHFGLGLFKPTE, from the coding sequence ATGCTCGCGCTGCGTTTTACTTTCCCGGCCGGTCGCTACCACGCCACGCCCTGGGGTCGGCATGTCAATGAAGGCGATGTGGCGTGGCCGCCGGAACCCTGGCGGCTGCTTCGTGCGCTGATCGCCACCTGGCACCACAAGCTTGCAAATCAGGTGCAAGACGATGAGCAAACTCTCATCGCATTGCTTGAGCAGCTTGCCACCACACCGCCACAGTATGCACTGCCACCCGCCAGTCATAGCCATACACGGCACTATTTGCCGCAATGGAAAGCGGGGGATACTTCGCTGGTATTCGATGCTTTTGCAGTGGTGGGTCGGGACTCGCCGTTGTATTGCATCTGGCCGGATCTTGAATTATCGGAAGATCAACTCGGCCTGCTCGACAGACTGTTGGAAAACCTCGGTTATTTGGGGCGGGCAGAATCCTGGGTGGAGGCGCAACGCGTTGAGGAACCGCCCGAGCCCAATTGTGTTCCTGGCGATAATACCGTTGACCGCAGTACGGGAGAATTGCTTGGGGAGGTGATTGAATTGCAGGCAGCATTATCCCCTGCAAATTATAACGAACGACGGCAACATTTTCTTTCGGGTAAAAAACAGTCCAAGAAACTTGTCGTGACCTTGCCGGAGCAATGGCTCAACGCCCTCTGCGTGGAAAACGCCGATTTACAAAAAGCAGGCTGGAACCTGCCGCCAGCGGCGCAAAAGATCAGTTATGTGAGGCCTACCGATGCATTGCGGCCGGTTCGTCGTCCACGCCAGACAACGTTACCGACAGTTACGACCGCGCGCTTTTTGGTGGTGGGTAAACCGTTGCCACGTGTAGAAGAAAGTGTGCGAATCGGGGAGCTTGTCCGCCGTGCGGTGATGTCTCGCTTCGGCAAGGATGAAAAAGGAAATCATCTGGCGCCACCGCAATTCTCTGGTCACGGGTTGCCCGCGGATAGTCGCCACGAACATGCCTTTTATTTGCCCTGGGATGCCGATGGCGATGGTCGAATCGATCGCGTGCTGATTCATGTGCCTGCAGGATTTGGGAGCGAAGCCCGGCATACTATTGAGGGATTACGCAAAATCTGGCAGCCAGGCGGACATGAATGGCGGCTGATACTGGAAAGTATCGGTGACGATAGCTCTACAGAACCGTTATCTTCGCAATCAGCTGCTTGGATATCATTAACACCATATCTGCACCCGTGGCATGCAAAAAAAGGCTTCGGCGTCGAGGAGCAGATGCGTCGCGAATGCCGCAAGCGGGGACTTCCGGAGCTAGTCGAATTACAACGAATTGAAAGTATCCGAGTTGGTCGACGTCAACGAGGGCCAATTCATTTCCAGCGTTTTCGCACCAAACGGGGACTGCAGCAACCGGATCGGCTTGGCGGGTTCTGGCGATTGATCTTTGCGGAACCGATCGAAGGTCCACTGGCACTCGGTTTTGGCTGCCACTTCGGTCTGGGTCTGTTCAAACCAACCGAATAA
- a CDS encoding type II toxin-antitoxin system PemK/MazF family toxin, which yields MRRGEIWIARLNPNQGAEAGKLRPVIILQDDALLASELPTVIVIPLTTQFRPAFEPLRLRIAARDRLLKDSYAMVEQPRALDRSRFGDGPLTTLSPEEMAAVEKSLKAVLGIAETAYLQ from the coding sequence ATGCGCCGGGGCGAAATCTGGATCGCCAGGCTCAATCCCAATCAGGGCGCCGAAGCAGGCAAATTGAGGCCGGTCATCATCCTGCAGGATGATGCCCTGCTCGCCAGCGAACTGCCTACCGTCATCGTCATTCCGCTTACGACGCAATTCCGTCCCGCCTTCGAGCCTCTGCGGCTGCGGATCGCCGCTCGCGACCGGCTACTCAAGGATTCCTACGCCATGGTGGAACAACCCCGCGCCCTGGATCGCAGCCGCTTCGGCGATGGGCCACTGACCACACTCAGCCCGGAAGAAATGGCCGCTGTCGAAAAAAGCCTCAAGGCCGTACTGGGGATAGCAGAAACAGCATATTTACAATGA
- a CDS encoding ribbon-helix-helix protein, CopG family → MSAISLRLPEEIETRLAEEARAEGRPRSEVIREAIAEYLTRHERERYMTRMVEAARAIAEDPAAGAETKALAEEAIESGNEAMDSAEGRQPGAPWPKESDENWWR, encoded by the coding sequence ATGAGCGCAATCAGCCTCCGCCTGCCGGAAGAAATCGAAACCCGTCTGGCCGAAGAAGCCCGCGCCGAAGGCCGTCCCCGTTCCGAAGTGATTCGCGAGGCCATCGCCGAGTACCTGACCCGCCACGAGCGGGAACGGTATATGACCCGGATGGTCGAAGCCGCCCGGGCAATCGCCGAAGACCCCGCCGCCGGTGCCGAGACAAAGGCACTCGCGGAAGAAGCCATTGAGTCAGGCAACGAGGCGATGGATAGCGCGGAAGGCCGCCAACCGGGTGCGCCCTGGCCGAAGGAATCCGATGAAAACTGGTGGCGCTGA